GTGAACGCCAACGTCGGCGACTACGACCAGCCCTTCTATCAGGCCGCATACCTCGAGGGCATCCTCGCTGCGGGTGCCACCGATGGTGGAGCTGTAGCGGGCGCGGGCGGATTCGAGATTCCGGCTTGCTACTCGATGTACGAGGCCTTCCTGGCCGGTGCCAAGGAAGTGCGTCCCGACACCGAGGGTTCGTTTGTGGCCGTCGGCGACTGGTACGACGTGCAGCTCGCCAAGGAGGCTGCCCTGGGCCAGGCCGAGGCCGGTGCAACGATGTTCATCGGCTGTGGCCAGGGTCCGACGTTCGGCCAGATCGAGGCGGCCAACGACGCCGGTGGCGTGTCCAGCGGCTATGTGGGCGACATGTCGGGTGTGGGAGACTCTGTGCTCGTGTCGTTCGATTGGAACCTTGGGGCGGTGTTCGAGCAGATGGTCGCCGATGTTGCAGCAGGCAGCAACGAGGCTCGTTACTACAGCGTGCCCCTGTCTGAGGGCGGCATGAGCGTGGTCATCGACGAGGCCGACGCCGACATGATCTCGGCTGAGGCCATGGCCCTGTACGAACAGCGACTGTCCGAGATCGAGGCCGGCACCTTCGAGGTGCCGTTCGTGCCCGAGCGGGGCTGATCGTTGAAGCCTGTCGACCGCCCCGACGGTGAATCTGTGCCGTCGGGGTCGGTCGCGCCCGCCGTCGAGATGCGCGGCATCGAACGCCGCTTCGGGTCGACCGTTGCGTTGGACGGAGTCGACCTGACACTGCGCAGCGGCGAGATCCACGCCCTGCTGGGGTCAAACGGTGCAGGCAAGTCGACGCTGATGAAGGTGTTGGTCGGGCTGGAAGAACCCGACGCGGGCACGGTCGACATCATGGGTGCGCCCGTCGACCGATTCGACCCCGGTGCCATCAGGGCGCGGGGAGTGGCCATGGTGCAGCAGCACTTCACCCTCATCCCCACGCTGACGGCTGGCGAAAACCTCGTCTTGGCCCGGCCCGAGAGCAGGCGTCTTCCCGATCGTGCCGGCTGCCGTGCCAGGGTCGAGCAACTGATCGAACGTTTCGGCCTGCCGGTGCGCACCGACGTGCCGGCCGGAGAACTGTCGGTGGGCGAGCAGCAACGCCTCGAGCTCTTGCGGGCACTCGATGCCGACGCCCGCGTTCTGTTGTTGGACGAACCAACAGCGGTGCTGACCGATCACGAGGCGGCACATCTGCTGGTGGTGTGTCGCAAGCTCGCCGACGACGGCCGGGCTGTGGCGGTCATCACCCACCGCCTTGGCGAGGTGTTCGCCGGTTGCGATCGGGTGACCGTGCTGCGCGAGGGTCGCGAGGTAATCGGAGACGACCCGGTTTCGGCCCACACCAGGGCCGATCTCGCGACCGCCATGATCGGCTCGATAGCAACCGGCAAGTTCACCGAGCGTGCCCGCCCCCAGCACGATGCCGCCGATTCGCAGGCCCAAGGCCCGCCTCGTTTGTCGGTCAGCGGCTTGCGTTCGGGCATGCTCGCAGGGGTCGACCTCGACCTGTACCCGGGCGAGATCGTCGCCATCGCCGGTGTCGACGGCAACGGCCAGGCAGACCTGGAGGCCGCCCTGTCCGGACGCACCCAACCCGACGGCGGGTCGGTGCAGGTCGACGGGGTGGACATGGCGGTGTCTCAGCCCCGAGCCAGGCGCGGCTATGGCGTCGCCTACATCCCTTCAGATCGATATCGCTGGGGCCTGGTCAGGCCCATGGATCTGGCCGACAATCTCGAATTGGGCCGAGTGGCCGCGGTTCGGCGAAGGCGCAGGCACCGCCGGGCCGACGCCGCAGATGCGCTCGAGGCATGGAACGTCCGCAGCGCCGGCCCCGCGGCCCGAACCGCCACCCTGTCTGGCGGCAACGCCCAGAAGCTGGTTCTGGCGCGCGAGCTAGACGAGGAACCGGCGGTGGTTCTGGCCTGTTATCCCACACGCGGGCTAGACCCCTCGGCCGCAGACTCGGTAGCCGGCAAGCTCATCGAACGGGCCGAACGCGGCGCCTCTGTCTTGTGGATCGGCTCCGAACTCGACGAGCTGTTCGCAGTGGCCGACAGGCTGTTCGTGATGTTCGACGGCCGATTCACCGGCCCGTTCAAACCTCCATTCGACCGCGCTGCCATCGGCCTTGCGATGGCAGGCGCCGAGCTGGACACCGACGGCGAGATGGTGGTCGATGTGCGCGACGGTGTTGGTGTGGCGGAGGCCGGTTCGTGACCTCGCTCGAAACACCGCCCACGGGCATGGGAACCGACAGCCCCGCGACAGGTGACGCCGCCAGCCCATTCACAGAAAACGAACCTGGTGGGCACGGGCGGCGTTCGTACTCGACGTGGGTGCCGGCGGTGCTGGTTCCATTGGCGGCCGTCGTATTCGCGCTGATCGCGGGCGCGGTGATGATCGTGGTCGAGGGGGCGGCACCACTCGACGTGTACAGCACCGCTCTGTCGGGCGTGTTCACCAAGTCGAGGGGGTTGTCCGACACCGCCACCGCCGCCACACCTCTGATCATCATCGGCCTGGGCTATGCCCTGGCCTACCGGGCCCGGGTGTTCACCATCGGTGCCGAAGGCCAGTACCTGGTGGGCGCCATCGCATCGGTGGGGGTTGTGACGGCTCCGGCTCTGTCGGGCCTGCCAGGTCCGATTCTGGTGGTCATCGGTTTGGCCACAGCGGTTGTCGCCGGCGCGGTGTGGGGTGGCATCACCGGTTGGCTGTGGACCCGATTCGGCGCCAGCATCGTGATCTCTTCGTTGATGTTGGTGTACGTCGCCCAGGCCCTGCTGCAGTGGTCGATACGAGTGCCC
Above is a genomic segment from Acidimicrobiales bacterium containing:
- a CDS encoding ATP-binding cassette domain-containing protein, producing the protein MKPVDRPDGESVPSGSVAPAVEMRGIERRFGSTVALDGVDLTLRSGEIHALLGSNGAGKSTLMKVLVGLEEPDAGTVDIMGAPVDRFDPGAIRARGVAMVQQHFTLIPTLTAGENLVLARPESRRLPDRAGCRARVEQLIERFGLPVRTDVPAGELSVGEQQRLELLRALDADARVLLLDEPTAVLTDHEAAHLLVVCRKLADDGRAVAVITHRLGEVFAGCDRVTVLREGREVIGDDPVSAHTRADLATAMIGSIATGKFTERARPQHDAADSQAQGPPRLSVSGLRSGMLAGVDLDLYPGEIVAIAGVDGNGQADLEAALSGRTQPDGGSVQVDGVDMAVSQPRARRGYGVAYIPSDRYRWGLVRPMDLADNLELGRVAAVRRRRRHRRADAADALEAWNVRSAGPAARTATLSGGNAQKLVLARELDEEPAVVLACYPTRGLDPSAADSVAGKLIERAERGASVLWIGSELDELFAVADRLFVMFDGRFTGPFKPPFDRAAIGLAMAGAELDTDGEMVVDVRDGVGVAEAGS
- a CDS encoding ABC transporter permease, with the translated sequence MTSLETPPTGMGTDSPATGDAASPFTENEPGGHGRRSYSTWVPAVLVPLAAVVFALIAGAVMIVVEGAAPLDVYSTALSGVFTKSRGLSDTATAATPLIIIGLGYALAYRARVFTIGAEGQYLVGAIASVGVVTAPALSGLPGPILVVIGLATAVVAGAVWGGITGWLWTRFGASIVISSLMLVYVAQALLQWSIRVPIRDPDSFVPASRQLGDAQLDSLPIVNTHLGFVVAVAAGPVLAMLLARHRVGFRVSVLGFNPSALDANEVASKQVVMTVVLAAGGLAGAAGFFEMSGVNGRLGASASVGFGFTAIIVALLGRLHPIGVVVAGLGVAGLDIGFEVAARSHDLPSSLVGVIQALVVVFVVAGDALYARFGNPGEAAS
- a CDS encoding BMP family protein; translation: MTSSLLTFLRGLASRSGRGRARVPVLFLALVLIAAACGSDSDDGDASDDSSDTTAAADSGDSGDASSDAPKLAIVYSAEWFDGSWGEAAYDGANALLDAGLVSDIALSESVPPGAESERALRAYAEDGYNPIIAHSFDFGDDVKKVAADFPDTIFVYAGGFGDVNANVGDYDQPFYQAAYLEGILAAGATDGGAVAGAGGFEIPACYSMYEAFLAGAKEVRPDTEGSFVAVGDWYDVQLAKEAALGQAEAGATMFIGCGQGPTFGQIEAANDAGGVSSGYVGDMSGVGDSVLVSFDWNLGAVFEQMVADVAAGSNEARYYSVPLSEGGMSVVIDEADADMISAEAMALYEQRLSEIEAGTFEVPFVPERG